One stretch of Plasmodium yoelii strain 17X genome assembly, chromosome: 5 DNA includes these proteins:
- a CDS encoding PHAX domain-containing protein, putative, which produces MSIENTVKEESVKNIEEKNTSINDNTVVADDNGEKKDVNVSQEKLKDPKVCSNNEKSNNNTTNCVTKNDQEVEGKDVVKDESNSQKITINEKDNNTNKIEIEGKIKKEQNKNTMTPNTGNKKDNNTKGNLSTNKNVNNNNNSVKNNNTNNKNTGFYKKNNKEQNKNTLKKKDSENNNKNSLLNEEKKDDIVGNQINEDNTKKNKKINKKKEKNNNTNNEQLKKDMDATKGSVKNNITKVTDNNDVNINSNENETITTAISIESNGIEGKNIGKKSLKKYNNKAQSSKNPSTSDLNVWTQQASGGKKKKGLNMNEKTKDKKINFQKNKDINFNNNTNHKIYNMKNGNLNKDNFNYAPSSILANNFNANNQMINSYYMDIMNNAMENKFVQMPNGEDNKCNYDKNKHAYLNYMYNPLDVYNLNKCYYFQYPDATFNNMNNPGYYGNDSQRNILMENMMKLQGVYNMNGMHYNNYINNMNQASNYNGNNNNGHNVLGKNNKNAYKQNSLNYRLNKHISYDSGKKMHKDNSDLPQNKKEKSNNDICIDQGNIEKEQNSVTLNKEKEQNDLNKNASIKIKKKYTKNNASMKSSYHTNNPDYRNNNGTEMQLNNLNGLWNMKMNRNDLNYMLPYQNIVYPNNPYHDITNMGTNFYNKYNTHQIPKTKNENKNENKNKNIAANRNIGEKYIMNKQNNATVNEKDKNVQQDTSTEKGKTQNLEVNKEIHKFIDYCVKNYGNKYLMNVLNEFSSNNMNDNTEELSNIFKININSENLNAIASIEKDEKENFSFLSNDNNMDKNVEKNIEEIFDESNKNIIEDYDKFNKLLNENKNDKSKEETQNNSNVEDTKQNKEISKKMDTEEDTENIGNETKVDTSCGNNMFGENNKMNITIPPGLGLPDINRALLHGAYLDNITVVRKCLEKVADINYYDKIGRRALHYACAGGYYDICELLIKNGAKVNVSDYKNWTPLHIAVTKMHKDITELLLKNNANIHALLPHSLSPNRGKTTASMCIHFAAIKGNKDITKLLLKYGAKINDTDLSNRTALHYAAYRNNSDYLKFLIYDEKADINIFDVHNRLPIHSACLGGVLENVKILAKNKSFIQKKDIYNMSPLDIARIKKFKDIKKFLTKYVNENFSPNDPNGLLNETMSLIKSDNVDEKKEYIEINEPENNKNEQNASIESTKNENVDKKDIEEGTKNVHSDAINSLEIVDENKMDPKELYNDNKMIKDILTTTISTILKERNKDQIKRVVDALGVYISLSLLEKTILIQNYGGIELANKQGKRTTGGIFFYLIKYMYKNDIISKFKYDYIVEEEKEKKKTYRKLKKKILQEEENVKENRKTNVNISEHNNLQVKSNQKEYNKNISTNMKKKQNNKNNFSQNGKKKGILKNNSNQGQENTNKNSSKLRELAEKNDKNAEENKNSIQTHNDNNKLAPKLRTTLITTTISNNNTNDSNNGKFNLSNYNYTLKQNKGPKTTLHNNNKSKLNESVENNEKNESEVANNKNLCVLNDTPINGNEDKKKKKNSKNKNNNKKNKMNQQVMNLNNNDIAKGHMEPHYGHFVQNSYYNFRDFHGMQNASKKFYHINNTGNKNYNFNHNNNFINSKNIKKTNNFNKDVMHYQNNLISYLSNLQNAVYDYMGNEKYNYNNYLNNRNMHLMNNPYKLYGNNNPKIMLNEMDYHYYNGYP; this is translated from the coding sequence ATGAGCATAGAAAACACAGTAAAAGAGGAAAgcgtaaaaaatattgaagaaaaaaatacgagtataaatgataataCTGTAGTTGCAGATGATAATGGGGAAAAAAAAGATGTGAATGTTTCCCAAGAAAAGCTGAAAGATCCCAAAGTATGCagtaataatgaaaaatcaaataataataccaCCAATTGTGTAACTAAAAATGATCAAGAAGTTGAAGGTAAAGACGTAGTAAAGGATGAATCAAATTCACAGAAAATTACAATTAACGAAAAAGATAATAACACtaataaaatagaaatagaaggaaaaataaagaaagaacaaaataaaaatactatGACTCCAAATACTGGAAAcaaaaaagataataatacCAAAGGGAACCTTTCTACGAacaaaaatgttaataataataataatagtgttaaaaataacaacACTAATAATAAGAATACTGgattttataaaaagaataacaaggaacaaaataaaaacaccTTGAAGAAAAAGGACTccgaaaataataataaaaacagtTTATTAAATGAAGAGAAAAAGGATGATATTGTAGGAAACCAAATTAATGAAGATAATAcgaagaaaaataaaaaaataaataaaaaaaaggaaaaaaataataatacaaataatgaACAATTAAAGAAAGACATGGATGCAACTAAAGGCAgcgtaaaaaataatattactaaAGTAACAGATAATAACGATGTCAATATTAATAGCAATGAAAATGAAACGATTACAACAGCAATTAGTATTGAAAGTAACGGTATTGAAGGAAAAAATATTGGGAAaaaaagtttaaaaaaatataataataaagcaCAAAGTAGCAAAAATCCTTCAACTAGTGATCTTAATGTATGGACACAACAAGCATCAGGcggaaagaaaaaaaaaggattaaatatgaatgaaaaaacaaaagacaaaaaaataaattttcagAAAAATAAGGATatcaattttaataataatactaatcacaaaatttataatatgaaaaatggcaatttaaataaagataattttaattatgcACCTTCAAGCATTTTAgctaataattttaatgcaaATAATCAAATGATTAATAGTTATTATATGGACATAATGAATAATGCGATGGAAAACAAGTTTGTGCAAATGCCAAATGGAGAAGATAATAAATgtaattatgataaaaacaaacatgcatatttaaattatatgtacaATCCTTTAGatgtttataatttaaataaatgctattattttcaatatccAGATGCAACATTTAACAATATGAATAATCCTGGATACTATGGAAACGATTCACAAAGGAACATTTTAATGGAGAATATGATGAAGCTACAAGGAGTATACAATATGAATGGTATGCATtacaataattatataaataacatgaATCAAGCTAGCAATTAcaatggaaataataataatgggcATAATGTTTTagggaaaaataataaaaatgcatataaacaaaattctTTAAATTATCGATTGAACAAGCATATATCCTATGATAgtggaaaaaaaatgcataaagACAATTCAGATTTaccacaaaataaaaaagaaaaatcgAATAATGATATATGCATAGATCAAGGaaatattgaaaaagaaCAAAACAGTGTTACATTAAATAAAGAGAAAGAacaaaatgatttaaataaaaatgcttCTATTAAgattaagaaaaaatatacaaaaaataatgctTCCATGAAATCATCTTATCATACGAACAACCCTGATTATAGAAATAATAATGGAACAGAAATGCAactaaataatttaaatgggCTATGGAACATGAAAATGAATCGAAacgatttaaattatatgctTCCTTACCAAAACATTGTATACCCAAATAATCCATATCATGATATTACAAATATGGGAACCAACTTTTATAACAAGTATAATACCCATCAAATACCTAAGACAAAAAACGAAAATAAAAacgaaaataaaaacaaaaacattGCAGCAAATCGTAACATaggtgaaaaatatattatgaataaacaaaataatgcGACAGTTAATGAAAAGGATAAAAATGTCCAACAAGACACATCTACTGAGAAAGGAAAGACTCAAAATTTAGAAGTTAATAAAGAAATACATAAGTTTATAGATTATTGTGTAAAAAATTATGGCAATAAGTATTTAATGAATGTTTTAAATgaattttcatcaaataatatGAACGATAATACTGAAGAATTgagtaatatttttaaaattaatattaactCTGAAAATTTAAATGCTATTGCATCTATAGAAAAAGATGAGAAAgaaaatttttcatttttaagtaatgataataatatggataaaaacgtcgaaaaaaatattgaagaaATTTTCGATGAatcaaacaaaaatattatagaaGACTATGATAAGTTTAACAAATTGttgaatgaaaataaaaacgaTAAATCCAAAGAGGAAACCCAAAACAATAGCAATGTAGAGGATACCAAgcaaaataaagaaattagtaaaaaaatggatacAGAAGAAGATACCGAAAATATTGGAAATGAAACTAAAGTAGATACATCGTGTGGAAATAACATGTTTGGAGAAAacaataaaatgaatattacCATACCCCCCGGTTTAGGTTTACCAGATATAAACAGAGCTTTACTTCATGGTGCATATTTAGATAATATAACTGTTGTGAGAAAATGTTTAGAAAAAGTTGCTGAcattaattattatgataaaattgGTAGAAGAGCTTTACATTATGCATGTGCAGGTGGATATTATGATATTTGTGAactgttaataaaaaatggagCTAAAGTAAATGTATctgattataaaaattggaCTCCATTACATATCGCAGTAACAAAAATGCATAAAGATATCACCGAattgttattaaaaaataatgcaaaTATACATGCTTTATTACCTCATTCATTGTCTCCAAATAGAGGGAAAACAACGGCTAGTATGTGCATACATTTTGCCGCTATCAAAGGAAATAAAGATATTACAAAACTTTTGCTTAAATATGGAGCAAAGATAAATGATACTGATTTATCAAATAGAACAGCTTTACATTATGCTGCTTATAGAAATAATTcagattatttaaaatttttaatttatgatGAAAAGgcagatataaatatatttgatgtACATAACAGATTACCAATACATTCAGCCTGTTTAGGAGGAGTTTtagaaaatgttaaaattttggctaaaaataaaagttttattcaaaaaaaagatatatataatatgagtCCTTTAGATATAGcacgaattaaaaaatttaaagatattaaaaaattcttaacaaaatatgtaaatgaaaattttagtCCAAATGATCCAAATGGTTTGTTAAATGAGACAATGAGCCTAATTAAATCTGATAATGTTGATGAGAAAAAAGagtatatagaaataaatgaacctgaaaataataagaatGAACAAAACGCATCTATAGAAtcaacaaaaaatgaaaatgtcGATAAAAAAGATATCGAAGAAGGAACAAAAAATGTTCATAGTGATGCAATAAATTCATTAGAAATAGTTGATGAAAACAAAATGGATCCTAAAGaattatataatgataataaaatgataaaagaCATTTTAACAACAACTATTAGTACTATTTTGAAAGAACGAAATAAAGATCAAATTAAGAGAGTTGTTGATGCGTTAGGTGTTTATATTTCATTAAGTTTATTAGAAAAAACCATTTTGATACAAAATTATGGAGGTATCGAATTAGCTAATAAACAAGGGAAAAGAACAACAGGTggaatatttttctatttaataaaatatatgtacaaaaatgatattatatCCAAGTTTAAATATGATTATATTGTTGAGGAGGaaaaggagaaaaaaaaaacgtacagaaaattaaagaaaaaaatattacaagaAGAGGAAAATGTGAAAGAAAATAGAAAAacaaatgtaaatatttccGAACATAATAATCTTCAGGTAAAGAGCAATCAAAAAgaatataacaaaaatatatctacaaacatgaaaaaaaaacaaaacaataaaaataacttttcacaaaatggaaaaaaaaaaggtatTTTGAAGAACAATTCAAATCAGGGCCAAGAAAATACTAATAAAAATTCTTCCAAGCTTAGAGAATTGgctgaaaaaaatgataaaaacgCCGAAGAAAACAAAAATAGCATACAAACtcataatgataataataaattggCCCCAAAACTTAGGACCACATTGATTACTACTACCATTAGTAATAACAACACTAATGATAGCAACAATGGTAAATTTAACTTAAGCAATTATAATTACACATTGAAACAAAACAAAGGGCCAAAAACTACGttgcataataataataaaagcaAATTGAATGAATCCgttgaaaataatgaaaaaaatgaatcagAGGTAgcaaataacaaaaatttgTGTGTTTTAAATGACACACCTATTAACGGAAACGAggataaaaagaaaaagaaaaacagtaaaaacaaaaacaataataagaaaaataaaatgaatcaaCAAGTCATGAATTTAAATAACAATGATATTGCAAAAGGACATATGGAACCCCATTATGGACATTTTGTTCAAAATTCATATTACAATTTTAGAGATTTTCATGGAATGCAAAATGcatcaaaaaaattttatcacATAAATAATACTGGAAATAAAAACTATAACTTTAACcataataacaattttattaatagcaaaaatattaaaaaaacaaataattttaacaaGGATGTTATGCATTATCAGAACAATTTAATTTCTTATTTATCAAATTTGCAAAATGCTGTATATGATTATATGGGAAATGAAAAATACaactataataattatttaaacaatCGAAATATGCATTTAATGAACAATCCATACAAACTttatggaaataataatcCTAAAATTATGCTAAATGAAATGGATTATCACTATTATAATGGTTAtccataa